One Streptomyces sp. R28 DNA window includes the following coding sequences:
- a CDS encoding alpha/beta fold hydrolase yields the protein MARRIDVTGAGGVRLAAWEFGDPPKTDPAKEHDRTPGVLLLHGLMGRASHWASTARWLSGRHRAVALDQRGHGRSDKPAQASFTREAYVDDAEAALEQLGLASAILIGHAMGALTAWQLAAKRPDLVRGVIICDMRASALGSASQREWADWFESWPVPFATLADVRKWFGEDDPWVERPNPARGEFYAEVMHECEDGWRPVFEPEQMLKSRETWVFDAHWEELAQVQCPALVVRGLDGELGRAEAQEMVRVLPRGEYAEVADAGHLVHYDQPEGWRTAIEPFLDAVRFAGEAGRL from the coding sequence ATGGCGCGGCGCATCGACGTGACTGGTGCAGGCGGCGTACGTCTCGCGGCCTGGGAGTTCGGCGACCCTCCCAAGACCGACCCGGCCAAGGAGCACGACCGCACACCCGGTGTCCTGTTACTGCACGGCCTGATGGGCCGCGCCTCGCACTGGGCCTCAACCGCCCGCTGGCTCTCCGGGCGGCACCGTGCGGTGGCCCTCGACCAGCGCGGCCACGGCCGTAGCGACAAGCCCGCGCAGGCCTCCTTCACGCGCGAGGCCTACGTCGACGACGCGGAAGCCGCTCTCGAACAGCTCGGCCTCGCATCGGCCATCCTCATCGGCCACGCCATGGGCGCGCTGACCGCCTGGCAGCTCGCCGCCAAGCGGCCCGACCTGGTACGCGGCGTGATCATCTGCGACATGCGGGCCTCCGCGCTCGGCTCGGCCTCGCAGCGGGAGTGGGCGGACTGGTTCGAGTCCTGGCCCGTGCCCTTCGCCACGCTCGCGGATGTGCGCAAGTGGTTCGGTGAGGACGACCCGTGGGTCGAGCGGCCGAATCCCGCGCGCGGGGAGTTCTACGCCGAGGTGATGCACGAGTGCGAGGACGGGTGGCGGCCGGTTTTCGAGCCGGAGCAGATGCTCAAGTCCCGGGAGACGTGGGTGTTCGACGCGCACTGGGAGGAGTTGGCGCAGGTTCAGTGCCCCGCGTTGGTGGTGCGTGGCCTCGATGGGGAGTTGGGGCGGGCGGAGGCTCAGGAGATGGTGCGGGTGTTGCCGCGGGGGGAGTACGCGGAGGTGGCTGACGCCGGGCACCTGGTGCATTACGACCAGCCGGAGGGGTGGCGCACCGCGATCGAGCCCTTTCTGGACGCGGTGCGCTTCGCGGGTGAGGCCGGGCGCCTTTGA
- a CDS encoding metal-dependent transcriptional regulator yields the protein MSGLIDTTEMYLRTILELEEEGVVPMRARIAERLDQSGPTVSQTVARMERDGLVSVATDRHLELTDEGRRLATRVMRKHRLAECLLVDVIGLEWEQVHAEACRWEHVMSEAVERRVLELLRHPTESPYGNPIPGLEELGEKDGADPFLDEGMVSLADLDPGVEGKTVVVRRIGEPIQTDAQLMYTLRRAGVQPGSVVSVTESAGGVLVGSGGEAAELEADVASHVFVAKR from the coding sequence ATGTCCGGACTGATCGACACCACGGAGATGTATCTCCGCACCATCCTCGAGCTGGAGGAGGAAGGTGTGGTCCCCATGCGCGCCCGGATCGCCGAGCGGCTGGACCAGAGCGGGCCGACCGTCAGCCAGACGGTGGCGCGGATGGAGCGCGACGGGCTGGTGTCCGTGGCGACCGACCGGCACCTGGAGCTCACGGACGAGGGGCGGCGGCTGGCCACCCGCGTCATGCGCAAGCACCGTCTCGCCGAGTGTCTGCTCGTCGACGTCATCGGGCTGGAGTGGGAGCAGGTGCACGCCGAGGCGTGTCGCTGGGAGCACGTGATGAGTGAGGCCGTGGAGCGGCGTGTGCTGGAGCTGCTGCGGCATCCCACCGAGTCGCCGTACGGCAACCCCATCCCCGGCCTGGAGGAGCTCGGCGAGAAGGACGGTGCCGATCCGTTCCTGGACGAGGGCATGGTCTCGCTGGCCGACCTCGACCCGGGCGTCGAGGGCAAGACGGTCGTCGTACGCCGTATCGGCGAGCCGATCCAGACCGACGCGCAGCTGATGTACACGCTGCGCCGGGCGGGCGTGCAGCCCGGTTCGGTGGTCAGTGTGACCGAGTCCGCGGGTGGTGTGCTCGTGGGCAGTGGTGGTGAGGCGGCCGAGCTGGAGGCGGACGTCGCCTCCCATGTTTTCGTCGCGAAGCGCTGA
- a CDS encoding SIS domain-containing protein, with protein sequence MSDSKPADQFFDAAIGLLQRVRDEETESIEAAATLLADTVATGGRLFAFGAGHSSLAAQDIVYRAGGLALMNLLAVPGVVGVDVMPATLGSALERVDGLASAVLDSSPLRAGDTLVIISLSGRNALPVEMAMKARALGIRVIGVTSVAYASETKSRHVSGTYLKDHCDIVLDSKIAIGDAELTLDTIPAPFAPASTVVTSALLQAVMATAAAALAARGIEPPLLRSGNVDGGHDWNSRVFEQYGDRIFYRR encoded by the coding sequence ATGAGCGACAGCAAGCCGGCCGACCAGTTCTTCGACGCCGCGATCGGCCTGCTCCAGCGAGTCCGTGACGAGGAGACGGAGAGCATCGAGGCCGCCGCCACCCTGCTCGCCGACACCGTCGCCACCGGGGGCCGCCTCTTCGCCTTCGGCGCCGGCCACTCCTCCCTCGCCGCCCAGGACATCGTCTACCGCGCGGGCGGCCTCGCCCTGATGAACCTGCTCGCGGTCCCCGGCGTCGTAGGCGTCGACGTCATGCCCGCCACCCTCGGCTCCGCCCTGGAACGCGTGGACGGCCTCGCGAGCGCGGTCCTGGACAGCTCCCCCCTCCGCGCCGGCGACACCCTCGTGATCATCTCCCTCTCGGGCCGCAACGCCCTCCCCGTGGAAATGGCCATGAAGGCCCGCGCCCTCGGCATCAGGGTCATCGGCGTGACATCGGTGGCGTACGCCTCGGAGACGAAGTCCCGCCATGTCTCGGGCACCTACCTCAAGGACCACTGCGACATCGTCCTCGACTCGAAGATCGCGATCGGCGACGCGGAACTCACCCTCGACACGATCCCGGCCCCCTTCGCCCCCGCGTCCACGGTCGTCACCAGCGCGCTCCTGCAGGCCGTCATGGCCACGGCAGCCGCCGCCCTGGCCGCCCGCGGCATCGAGCCCCCACTCCTGCGCTCCGGCAACGTGGACGGCGGCCACGACTGGAACAGCCGGGTGTTCGAGCAGTACGGCGACCGGATCTTCTACCGGCGCTGA
- a CDS encoding PAS domain-containing protein, producing MSASRRSGTTDELGPDEPERDGPDGSAGGSEGSAGGSDLLAALLDGMDAALCAFDADGVVTHWNREAERILGWSAAEAVGRHGFAGWAVREADAEEVEGRLMAAMQAPGRQVHEFALLTKDGGRVLVRTQSAAVRGPDGKPAGLYCAFSEVHVQIDLERSIALSEALFEDASWGVVLVDADLRPAVVNAHAARALGIGRTSVLGRPLGELLAQGVEELESALTHVLAEGAPPAPAEIWVSVRTPEGERRRCWRCGFVRLASPLAEEPVPLGVGWLFQDMTESKQAEQEAAQLRFRTNQLHRAARAAAECEDSAEAATVHLDFALAGFADHALIDRVAGGAVLDTDTAGPVRLVRIAATPSGAPGPSLLGGEAGFPVRYGEGHPALRCVARAGSVRADAGDVPAEQARQWAVGRQWPADTVHALCVVLRSRGRTLGVVTFLRGAGRSAFERGDAVYAEGVAVRIASALDLAAAVGAEASKGAEGGEGSEGSRGSEGSR from the coding sequence GTGAGTGCTTCCCGGCGTAGTGGGACCACCGACGAGTTGGGGCCGGACGAACCCGAGCGGGACGGTCCGGACGGTTCGGCAGGTGGTTCGGAGGGTTCTGCAGGCGGCTCGGATCTGCTGGCCGCGCTGCTGGACGGCATGGACGCGGCCCTGTGCGCCTTCGACGCGGACGGGGTCGTCACCCATTGGAACCGTGAGGCGGAGCGGATCCTCGGGTGGAGTGCGGCCGAGGCCGTGGGACGGCACGGGTTCGCCGGGTGGGCCGTGCGCGAGGCCGATGCCGAGGAGGTCGAGGGGCGGTTGATGGCCGCCATGCAGGCTCCCGGGCGGCAGGTGCACGAGTTCGCCCTGCTGACCAAGGACGGCGGGCGGGTCCTCGTGCGGACGCAGTCGGCGGCCGTGCGGGGGCCGGACGGGAAGCCCGCCGGGTTGTACTGCGCCTTCAGCGAGGTGCATGTGCAGATCGACCTGGAGCGGTCGATCGCGCTGAGCGAGGCGCTGTTCGAGGACGCGTCGTGGGGCGTGGTGCTGGTCGACGCGGATCTGCGGCCTGCGGTGGTGAACGCTCACGCGGCTCGGGCGCTGGGTATCGGGCGTACGTCCGTGCTCGGGCGGCCGCTCGGGGAGTTGCTGGCCCAGGGGGTCGAGGAGCTGGAGAGCGCGCTCACCCATGTGCTGGCCGAGGGTGCGCCGCCCGCGCCCGCCGAGATCTGGGTGAGCGTGCGGACGCCGGAGGGTGAGCGGCGTCGGTGCTGGCGGTGTGGCTTCGTACGGCTGGCCTCGCCGCTCGCGGAGGAGCCGGTGCCGTTGGGGGTGGGCTGGCTCTTCCAGGACATGACCGAGTCCAAGCAGGCGGAGCAGGAGGCTGCGCAGCTGCGGTTCCGGACGAACCAGCTGCATCGGGCCGCTCGGGCCGCCGCGGAGTGCGAGGACTCCGCGGAGGCGGCGACCGTGCATCTGGACTTCGCGCTGGCCGGGTTCGCCGATCATGCGCTGATCGACCGGGTGGCGGGTGGGGCGGTCCTGGACACGGACACGGCGGGCCCGGTGCGGCTGGTTCGGATCGCGGCGACGCCCTCCGGGGCGCCGGGGCCGAGTCTGCTCGGCGGGGAGGCCGGGTTCCCGGTCCGGTACGGCGAGGGGCATCCGGCGTTGCGGTGTGTGGCGCGGGCCGGGTCCGTGCGGGCCGATGCGGGCGATGTGCCGGCGGAGCAGGCGCGTCAGTGGGCGGTGGGCCGGCAGTGGCCGGCGGACACGGTGCACGCGCTGTGTGTGGTGTTGCGGAGTCGGGGGCGGACGCTGGGGGTCGTGACGTTTCTGCGGGGCGCCGGGCGGAGTGCGTTCGAGCGGGGCGACGCGGTGTACGCGGAGGGGGTGGCGGTGCGGATCGCTTCCGCGTTGGACTTGGCGGCGGCTGTGGGCGCGGAGGCATCGAAGGGCGCGGAGGGCGGGGAGGGCTCGGAGGGTTCGAGGGGCTCGGAGGGCTCGCGGTAG
- a CDS encoding N-acetyltransferase family protein, giving the protein MLQQWRHVHNVIVPPAAMDLDEVRERGRRYRLRNAYVGDVLVGCSTVRPPEGEDAVATVIARVLPEYRRRGYGTRLYEDGLAHARVLGARAIETCVLAVNEDGLRFAEARGFVETDRYVLDGETDEWLDLRLE; this is encoded by the coding sequence ATGCTTCAGCAGTGGCGGCACGTCCACAACGTGATCGTTCCGCCCGCGGCCATGGATCTCGACGAGGTACGGGAGCGCGGTCGGCGCTACCGCCTGCGGAACGCGTACGTCGGTGACGTCCTCGTCGGCTGCTCGACCGTGCGGCCGCCGGAGGGCGAGGACGCGGTGGCGACGGTCATCGCGCGCGTGCTGCCCGAGTACCGGCGGCGCGGGTACGGCACGCGGCTGTACGAGGACGGGCTCGCTCACGCGCGCGTGCTGGGCGCGAGGGCGATCGAGACCTGTGTGCTGGCGGTCAACGAGGACGGGCTGCGGTTCGCCGAGGCGCGTGGGTTCGTCGAGACCGATCGGTATGTGCTGGACGGTGAGACCGATGAGTGGCTCGACCTGCGGCTGGAGTAG
- a CDS encoding RidA family protein: MTKQQAAGRQAILSGSTFEEQIGYARAVVDGDWVHVSGTTGFDYATMTISEDVVEQAEQCLRNVGAALEEAGCSFADVVRVRYLLPEREDFEPCWPVLRRYFGDVRPAATMMMCGLADPRMKIEIEVYARQGSGARV; the protein is encoded by the coding sequence ATGACAAAACAGCAGGCAGCGGGACGGCAGGCGATACTCAGCGGTTCGACCTTCGAGGAGCAGATCGGGTACGCGCGTGCCGTGGTCGACGGGGACTGGGTGCACGTGTCGGGGACGACCGGGTTCGACTACGCGACGATGACGATCTCCGAGGACGTGGTGGAGCAGGCCGAGCAGTGTCTGCGGAACGTGGGGGCCGCGCTGGAGGAGGCGGGGTGTTCGTTCGCCGACGTGGTGCGGGTGCGGTACCTGTTGCCGGAGCGGGAGGACTTCGAGCCGTGCTGGCCGGTGCTGCGGCGGTACTTCGGGGACGTGCGGCCGGCGGCGACGATGATGATGTGCGGGCTCGCCGACCCTCGTATGAAGATCGAGATCGAGGTATACGCCCGGCAGGGGAGTGGCGCCCGTGTCTGA
- a CDS encoding serine/threonine-protein kinase — MLIAGRYRLSESIGRGGMGEVWRAYDETLARQVAVKLLLPQDSDPTATSRFRLEAQTAARIAHPNVVGVRDFGEHDNRLFLVMELVAGDSLARVASQFGALPAERVARIAAQAAAGLAAAHRQGIVHRDIKPGNLLLDADGTLKIGDFGIARFLDDPGAALTATGQIVGTSLYLAPERALGKPAGPASDVYALGCVLYQFLTGRPPFHADTAVAILHQHLDAAPVPPRELGVAGLPPAFENYLLGLLAKDPEHRPAAQQAADWFAGGAWQGHPEPLPDATSPSRQRAAAPAPAAGAQQVGEASTPTTYMLPSAQGTASVGRSRTGPGTRSRTRPRPGTRRVATMAGGAVLFVTAMLLGMLWFSPDNTASEGTKSEAPPSPSTSASTSRLATSPSATASPSPTAETSAGQEGQDDASDEDGEDD; from the coding sequence GTGCTGATAGCGGGCCGCTACCGGCTGAGCGAGTCGATCGGGCGCGGTGGCATGGGGGAGGTCTGGAGGGCCTACGACGAGACGCTCGCCCGGCAGGTCGCCGTCAAGCTCCTGCTGCCCCAGGACTCCGACCCCACCGCCACCTCCCGGTTCCGGCTGGAGGCGCAGACCGCGGCACGGATCGCCCATCCGAACGTGGTCGGCGTCCGGGACTTCGGCGAGCACGACAACCGGCTCTTCCTGGTGATGGAGCTGGTCGCGGGCGACAGCCTCGCCCGGGTGGCGTCGCAGTTCGGCGCGCTGCCCGCCGAGCGCGTGGCACGTATCGCCGCCCAGGCCGCCGCGGGCCTTGCCGCCGCGCACCGGCAGGGCATCGTCCACCGGGACATCAAGCCCGGCAACCTGCTCCTGGACGCCGACGGCACCCTCAAGATCGGTGACTTCGGCATCGCCCGCTTCCTGGACGACCCCGGCGCCGCGCTGACCGCCACCGGGCAGATCGTCGGCACGAGCCTCTACCTCGCCCCCGAGCGTGCCCTCGGAAAACCGGCGGGCCCGGCCTCCGACGTCTACGCGCTGGGCTGTGTGCTCTACCAGTTCCTCACCGGCCGCCCGCCGTTCCACGCGGACACCGCGGTCGCCATCCTGCACCAGCACCTCGACGCGGCCCCCGTGCCGCCCCGCGAGCTGGGCGTCGCCGGCCTCCCGCCCGCCTTCGAGAACTACCTCCTCGGCCTGCTCGCCAAGGACCCCGAGCACCGGCCGGCGGCCCAGCAGGCCGCCGACTGGTTCGCCGGCGGCGCCTGGCAGGGACACCCCGAGCCGTTGCCCGACGCAACGTCCCCGTCCCGGCAGCGCGCAGCCGCCCCGGCGCCCGCCGCCGGGGCACAGCAGGTGGGGGAGGCCAGCACGCCGACCACGTACATGCTGCCGTCGGCCCAAGGAACGGCGTCCGTCGGCCGGTCCCGCACCGGACCCGGAACCCGGTCCCGCACCAGACCCCGGCCCGGGACCCGGCGCGTGGCCACCATGGCGGGCGGAGCGGTGCTCTTCGTGACCGCGATGCTCCTCGGCATGCTGTGGTTCTCCCCCGACAACACCGCCTCGGAGGGAACGAAGTCCGAGGCACCGCCCAGCCCGAGCACCTCCGCATCCACCTCCCGCCTGGCCACGAGCCCGTCCGCTACCGCCTCCCCGAGCCCGACGGCGGAGACGAGCGCCGGCCAGGAAGGACAGGACGACGCAAGCGACGAGGACGGCGAGGACGACTGA
- a CDS encoding citrate synthase 2 codes for MSDFVPGLEGVVAFETEIAEPDKEGGALRYRGVDIEDLVGHVSFGNVWGLLVDGAFRPGLPPAEPFPIPVHSGDIRVDVQSALAMLAPVWGLKPLLDIDEEQAREDLARAAVMALSYVAQSARGQGLAMVPQSEIDKAQSVVERFMIRWRGEPDPKHVAAVDAYWTSAAEHGMNASTFTARVIASTGADVAAALSGAVGAMSGPLHGGAPSRVLHMIEEIERTGDADAYVKQTLDKGERLMGFGHRVYRAEDPRARVLRRTAQELGAPRFEVAEALEKAALAELHARRPDRVLATNVEFWAAIVLDFAEVPAHMFTSMFTCARTAGWSAHILEQKRTGRLVRPSARYIGPGPRDPRAVEGYADIAH; via the coding sequence ATGTCCGACTTCGTACCCGGACTCGAGGGAGTCGTCGCGTTCGAGACGGAGATCGCCGAACCGGATAAGGAGGGCGGCGCTCTTCGGTACCGGGGCGTCGACATCGAGGATCTGGTCGGCCACGTCTCGTTCGGCAACGTCTGGGGCCTGCTGGTCGACGGCGCGTTCCGCCCCGGCCTGCCGCCCGCCGAACCCTTCCCGATCCCCGTGCACTCCGGCGACATCCGCGTCGACGTCCAGTCCGCGCTCGCCATGCTGGCCCCCGTGTGGGGACTGAAACCGCTTCTCGACATCGACGAGGAGCAGGCCCGGGAGGACCTGGCCCGGGCCGCGGTCATGGCCCTCTCCTACGTCGCCCAGTCCGCCCGCGGACAGGGCCTGGCGATGGTTCCGCAGAGCGAGATCGACAAGGCCCAGTCCGTCGTCGAGCGCTTCATGATCCGCTGGCGGGGCGAGCCCGACCCCAAGCACGTGGCCGCCGTCGACGCCTACTGGACGTCCGCCGCCGAGCACGGCATGAACGCGTCCACCTTCACGGCCCGCGTCATCGCGTCCACCGGCGCGGATGTGGCCGCCGCCCTCTCCGGCGCCGTAGGAGCCATGTCCGGCCCGCTGCACGGCGGCGCCCCCTCCCGCGTCCTGCACATGATCGAGGAGATCGAGCGCACCGGCGACGCCGACGCGTATGTGAAGCAGACCCTCGACAAGGGCGAACGCCTCATGGGCTTCGGCCACCGCGTCTACCGCGCCGAGGACCCCCGCGCCCGGGTCCTGCGCCGCACCGCCCAGGAGCTGGGCGCTCCCCGCTTCGAGGTCGCCGAGGCCCTGGAGAAGGCGGCCCTGGCGGAGCTCCACGCGCGCCGTCCGGACCGGGTCCTGGCCACGAACGTCGAGTTCTGGGCCGCCATCGTGCTGGACTTCGCGGAGGTCCCGGCGCACATGTTCACGTCGATGTTCACCTGCGCCCGTACGGCGGGCTGGTCGGCGCACATCCTGGAACAGAAGCGCACCGGCCGCCTCGTGCGCCCCTCCGCGCGCTACATCGGCCCGGGCCCGCGCGACCCGCGCGCGGTCGAGGGCTACGCGGACATCGCGCACTGA
- the pdxH gene encoding pyridoxamine 5'-phosphate oxidase → MTDRDAVPLDPAEPVPDPAAMRKHYRAEGLAEADLAATPVEQFARWFKQAAAQAHLFEPNAMIVSTADGEGRPSSRTVLLKQFDEQGFVFYTNYDSRKARDLAENPYISLLFPWHPMARQVIVTGVARRTGRDETAAYFRTRPHGSQLGAWASAQSTVVATRADLDASYAELAARYPEGEQVPVPPHWGGFRVAPQAVEFWQGRENRLHDRLRYVAEQDGSWRVERLSP, encoded by the coding sequence GTGACCGACCGAGACGCCGTGCCCCTCGATCCCGCCGAGCCCGTCCCCGACCCCGCCGCCATGCGCAAGCACTACCGGGCCGAGGGCCTCGCCGAGGCCGACCTGGCAGCCACTCCGGTGGAACAGTTCGCGCGCTGGTTCAAGCAGGCCGCGGCACAGGCCCACCTCTTCGAGCCGAACGCGATGATCGTCTCCACGGCGGACGGCGAGGGGCGGCCCAGCTCCCGCACGGTGCTGCTGAAGCAGTTCGACGAGCAGGGCTTCGTCTTCTACACCAACTACGACTCCCGCAAGGCCCGCGACCTCGCCGAGAACCCGTACATCTCGCTCCTGTTCCCCTGGCATCCGATGGCCCGCCAGGTCATCGTCACGGGCGTGGCGCGGCGCACCGGTCGCGACGAGACGGCCGCGTACTTCCGCACCCGCCCGCACGGCTCCCAGCTCGGCGCCTGGGCCAGCGCCCAGTCCACGGTCGTCGCCACGCGCGCCGACCTCGACGCCTCGTACGCCGAGCTGGCCGCGCGCTATCCCGAGGGGGAGCAGGTGCCGGTGCCGCCGCACTGGGGTGGTTTCCGGGTGGCGCCGCAGGCGGTGGAGTTCTGGCAGGGCCGGGAGAACCGGCTGCACGACCGGCTGCGGTATGTGGCGGAGCAGGACGGGAGCTGGCGGGTGGAGCGGCTCAGTCCGTGA
- a CDS encoding TetR/AcrR family transcriptional regulator: MGGVSTAGDRVDRVPKQDRSRATRQRLLEAAVACLAEHGWAGSTVSVVAERAGVSRGAAQHHFPTREDLFTAAVEYVAEERSLALRALFPQGAAGDRRAVVSALVDLYTGPLFRAALHLWVAASNEEQLRPRVTELEARVGRETHHIAVDLLGADESRPGVRETVQGLLDMARGLGLANLLTDDAARRERVVAQWAVLLEGALG; this comes from the coding sequence ATGGGTGGTGTGAGCACAGCCGGCGACCGCGTGGACCGCGTCCCCAAACAGGACCGCAGCCGGGCCACCCGGCAACGGCTCCTGGAAGCCGCCGTGGCCTGCCTCGCCGAGCACGGCTGGGCGGGCTCCACGGTCTCCGTCGTCGCCGAACGCGCCGGAGTCTCCCGCGGCGCCGCCCAGCACCACTTCCCGACCCGCGAGGACCTCTTCACCGCGGCGGTCGAGTACGTCGCCGAGGAACGCTCCCTCGCCCTGCGCGCCCTGTTCCCGCAGGGTGCCGCGGGCGACCGGCGCGCGGTCGTGTCCGCCCTCGTCGACCTCTACACCGGCCCGCTCTTCCGCGCCGCCCTGCACCTGTGGGTGGCCGCGTCGAACGAGGAGCAGCTGCGCCCGAGGGTCACCGAACTGGAGGCCCGGGTGGGCCGGGAGACCCACCACATCGCGGTGGACCTGCTGGGCGCGGACGAGTCCCGCCCCGGCGTACGCGAAACGGTCCAGGGCCTCCTCGACATGGCCCGCGGCCTGGGCCTGGCCAACCTCCTCACGGACGACGCCGCCCGCCGGGAGAGGGTGGTGGCGCAGTGGGCGGTGTTGCTGGAAGGAGCGCTGGGCTGA
- a CDS encoding enoyl-CoA hydratase family protein: MTLIGRTRARAVETLALDSPDNRNALSAALVGELTDALTDCAKDAGVRAIVLTHTGNTFCAGADLRDPPPPDGLVALLRQIVELPKPVVARVNGHVRAGGLGLLAACDISAASREATFAFTEVRIGVAPAVISLPLLPRTDPRALARYYLTGERFTAPEAARMGLLTAEGEDVDETLAPVLDGLRRASPQALAETKALLTARVLETFDRDAADLTALSARLFSCAQAREGMTAFLERRDPEWVV, translated from the coding sequence ATGACACTGATCGGCCGTACACGCGCGCGTGCCGTGGAGACCCTCGCCCTGGACTCCCCGGACAACCGCAACGCGCTCTCGGCGGCGCTGGTGGGCGAGCTGACCGACGCGCTGACGGACTGCGCCAAGGACGCCGGCGTACGCGCCATCGTCCTCACCCACACCGGCAACACCTTCTGCGCGGGCGCCGACCTGCGCGACCCCCCGCCCCCCGACGGACTGGTGGCGCTGCTCCGGCAGATCGTGGAACTGCCCAAACCCGTGGTCGCCCGGGTCAACGGCCACGTGCGCGCGGGCGGCCTGGGCCTGCTCGCCGCCTGCGACATATCGGCAGCGTCGCGGGAAGCCACCTTCGCCTTCACGGAGGTCCGCATCGGAGTGGCCCCGGCGGTCATCTCCCTCCCGCTCCTGCCCCGCACCGACCCCCGCGCCCTGGCCCGCTACTACCTCACCGGCGAACGCTTCACCGCGCCGGAGGCCGCCCGCATGGGCCTGCTCACGGCGGAGGGCGAGGACGTCGACGAGACGCTGGCCCCCGTCCTGGACGGTCTGCGCCGCGCCTCCCCCCAGGCCCTGGCCGAGACGAAGGCGCTGCTCACGGCTAGGGTGCTGGAGACCTTCGACCGGGACGCGGCCGACCTGACCGCGCTCTCGGCCCGGCTGTTCTCCTGCGCGCAGGCCCGCGAGGGGATGACGGCCTTCCTCGAAAGACGGGATCCCGAATGGGTGGTGTGA
- a CDS encoding 4-coumarate--CoA ligase family protein — protein MFRSEYADVPAVELPIHEAVLGRAAVFGDAPALIDGTDGTTLTYEQLDRFHRRIAAGLAEAGVRKGDVLALHSPNTVAFPTAFYAATRAGASVTTVHPLATPEEFAKQLKDSAARWIVTVSPLLQAARRAAELSGGVREIFVCDSAPGHRSLVDMLASAAPEPQTDIDPVTDVAALPYSSGTTGIPKGVMLTHRQIATNLAQLESVIPAGPGDRILAVLPFFHIYGLTALMNAPLRLGATVVVLPRFDLETFLAAIQNHRITGLYVAPPIVLALAKHPLVAQYDLSSLKYIVSAAAPLDAKLAAACSQRLGLPPVGQAYGMTELSPGTHVVPLDAMNDAPAGTVGRLIAGTEMRIVSLDDPDKDLGIGESGEILIRGPQVMKGYLGRPDATAAMIDPDGWLHTGDVGHVDADGWLFVVDRVKELIKYKGFQVAPAELEALLLTHPGIADAAVIGVYNDDGNEVPHAYVVRQPSAADLSEGEVMMYVAERVAPYKRVRQVTYIDGVPRAASGKILRRELRALKEAT, from the coding sequence GTGTTCCGCAGCGAGTACGCAGACGTCCCGGCCGTAGAACTCCCCATCCACGAAGCCGTACTGGGCCGGGCCGCCGTATTCGGTGACGCACCCGCGCTCATCGACGGCACGGACGGCACCACCCTCACGTACGAACAGCTCGACCGCTTCCACCGGCGCATCGCCGCCGGCCTCGCCGAGGCGGGCGTCCGCAAGGGAGACGTCCTCGCCCTGCACAGCCCCAACACCGTCGCCTTCCCGACCGCCTTCTACGCGGCCACGCGCGCGGGTGCCTCCGTCACCACCGTGCATCCGCTCGCCACGCCCGAGGAGTTCGCCAAGCAGCTGAAGGACTCGGCGGCCCGCTGGATCGTCACCGTCTCGCCGCTGCTCCAGGCGGCACGCCGGGCCGCCGAACTCTCCGGCGGGGTCCGGGAGATCTTCGTCTGCGACAGCGCACCCGGACACCGCTCACTCGTCGACATGCTGGCGTCCGCGGCCCCCGAACCGCAGACCGACATCGACCCCGTGACGGACGTCGCGGCCCTGCCGTACTCGTCGGGCACCACCGGCATACCCAAGGGCGTGATGCTCACCCACCGGCAGATCGCCACCAACCTCGCCCAGCTCGAATCCGTCATCCCGGCCGGCCCCGGCGACCGCATCCTCGCCGTGCTGCCCTTCTTCCACATCTACGGCCTGACCGCCCTGATGAACGCGCCCCTGAGGCTGGGCGCGACGGTCGTCGTCCTGCCCCGCTTCGACCTGGAGACCTTCCTCGCGGCGATCCAGAACCACCGCATCACCGGCCTGTACGTGGCCCCGCCGATCGTCCTCGCCCTCGCCAAGCACCCGCTGGTCGCGCAGTACGACCTGTCGTCGCTGAAGTACATCGTCAGCGCCGCCGCGCCCCTGGACGCGAAGCTCGCGGCCGCCTGCTCGCAGCGCCTGGGCCTGCCGCCGGTCGGCCAGGCGTACGGCATGACGGAACTGTCCCCCGGCACCCACGTCGTCCCCCTGGACGCCATGAACGACGCGCCCGCCGGAACCGTCGGCAGGCTCATCGCCGGCACCGAGATGCGCATCGTCTCCCTCGACGACCCCGACAAGGACCTCGGCATCGGCGAGTCCGGCGAGATCCTCATCCGCGGCCCCCAGGTCATGAAGGGCTACCTCGGCCGCCCCGACGCCACCGCCGCGATGATCGACCCCGACGGCTGGCTGCACACCGGCGACGTCGGCCATGTCGACGCCGACGGCTGGCTGTTCGTCGTCGACCGCGTCAAGGAACTCATCAAGTACAAGGGCTTCCAGGTGGCCCCCGCCGAACTGGAGGCACTCCTGCTCACCCACCCCGGCATCGCGGACGCGGCGGTGATCGGCGTCTACAACGACGACGGCAACGAAGTCCCGCACGCCTACGTGGTCCGCCAGCCGTCCGCCGCCGACCTCTCCGAAGGAGAGGTCATGATGTACGTCGCCGAACGCGTCGCCCCCTACAAGCGCGTCCGCCAGGTCACCTACATCGACGGAGTCCCGCGAGCCGCCTCCGGCAAGATCCTGCGCCGCGAGCTGCGGGCACTCAAGGAGGCCACATGA